gacttagtcaagccgcgagccacccctgttttgtaaaacctgacatttcacattcctctatcactccagtataaataccccttttacccacgattgtaagagagtttccagagagaattttgagagagaaaccctaaagaaaaacaagattgattcacccacaatctatacattagagtctcttcaaattcctcaactctcttcctctccattgtcaaatccttgagaggcattataccaaacctgattctcaccattatcattactgtgagagagctgtttggatttctgggaagcagttaagaaggaaccaatcttcattggttgatgctacggtctagtagcggaatctgggaagctagaaaagaaaaagattcggcgcaacctcgttggagcaagaagcttggagggcttaggtgcactaggtagattaggcttggagggtttattgatgtccttgtatcccaactgtattttctagtggattgtttaccgcttggatggcggcggagaggttttacgccgagggtttcggtttcctcttcgataacacatcgcgtgttgtctttgtgtttgcatcttccttcctctctatctttgtctttttattatctgctgtgggttgtgattttaatttggcttagatagttttaccaatttcatattatagcttatgttaattttccgcatactagttgtttgacataatgcttaaattgattaagttgtaaattgggggtctaaacgttcaagggtgtttacacacatatttgaactttcaaaatatATCTCTAACTATCACCTAAAACatttcctacaaaataggaccactctCCTACTAACCCACTTTTTTAAAGCAACtatatgtttgttgttttttttttttctttaaaaaaaatcatcctcaTGTTTatcttcaaatcaatttttttttttaaacatcctcaagtttatccacacatacacaacaaaaaaaaaaaaaaaaaacaaaccacGTTCTATCAAAAAAGTTATCTACcctattataaataaaaaaatttaaaaaaaaggttatctACCCACGTTCctaatttgaaatatatatatatatatatatatattaaaaatctatatatatcccatgttctatccaaaaaaaaaaaaaaaaaacgtttaaTTTAGTCTCCcactccaaaacaaaaacttccCTCTAACATAACCTCCTACTACTCTTAACTGGTTATGCTTATCGGTTATCACACCATATCTAAATGTTTCCAACCACCATGAGTCTCTTAAGCAAAAGCCTGTTTTCGGAACTATTTTCACATTTTGGTGATTGTACTACTCGAaccaaagcaaaacaaaaaccatCAAATTGAGCAGTTGTATGTAGTGGAATCCCTTAACAAGTGTAGcaataaaaagttgttcaaGAATGGAGGTTGAAACCTATGTGAGTAATGCCCAATTTTCTTGATGAATtctttagccttttttttttccttcaagtgtTAATCAAACATAGAAAGTTGTACTGTGTTATTAGTAGTTTAGCACCAGTGTCAATTGGATGTAATTTTAGATGTTGAAATCTTTGGttaaaaattcttctttttgaaaccaaacTCAATAAGCTGTCAAAACCAACTTAATCTATATACCTGACaaatctattttgaaaaacgCTTTcgtaaatattacaatttttattaaaaatttgtatcatgattttatataatttttatttatattttttatctgCCCAATTAGTTTTTTGACTTGAATGGCcaaatttggttgaattttcaCTTCGCAAcgagttttttttaataagaaaaaattaaaaaattattatgaaattactAATTCACTACGGTCGTATTAATTTGCAGTGTAAGGATCCTTCACCTATGGCTAtacatttcttcttcttcttcttcttcttcttttttttttttttttttggtgaagacTTCTAAGGCTATACATGTTTTGTAGGGATCGAATTACTTATGGGGGTGTCTACAAAagaatttataatgaattaatTCATTATAATAATTCATTATCCTAATgttatatttgatttattttcccTTCAAGAAATTCTATATCTGATTGTGGTTCTTTTTCCCTAGAATTATGGTGGTGATTGGTGAGGGAGATTCAAGGGAGATGGAGGTGGTACTGCTACACTGTACACAAACTTAAGTTCGGCTAAAAGGATTTGAGGCATGgaatgatattttaatttagcGAGTGTGTAGTGAGTATTGAATAAGTATGTTGCTCTTGAAGATGCATGTACATGTTGTTTACTAAGGCAAAATTATCCATTGCCTCATGATATAGAAGCTAATTGcaaatgtacattttttttgtttgataaaaagTAAGAAACACATGAGTTAAATTTAGAGACAGAAATTTATATAGAAGGTGTTTAatttagacaaaaaaattttgtatagaAGATGTTTAAGAAACAcgtgaggctttttttttttttttttttttggtttagtgttatGATTTTTCACTTATTCtaatttgagatttacattttttttttccacaaaaattGTGTATTTAAGACTACTAATATAGCTagaagggtcataagggtagTTACAAAAAATGAACATAGAAATAATGTTGAAATCATATGTTCATGTGTGGATAGGCCAATATGAGgcatattgagagagagagagagagagagagagagagagagagatgtttcCTTTTTAATAAACCAAAAGATAGGAGCGTAATGACCCGATTGTCTACAGCCACGAAAGTTGATAACGTGGAATCTAGAGAGTACCGCAGAAAGCTTGAAGTGAAGCCTAACACAAACATGCATGTGAGATAGAAAACAAgtacagaaaataaaaatttgctgAACGGAATTATGTTATGGAAGACGATGTGCATGTGGCTCAGACTTTCCTAGTGAGGTACCTTATGAGGCTCAAACTATTCATGATGGTATTCATCGAGTAGCTCTCCAGTAACCCTTTTTTCTGGCTTCACATTTGTGGTGAGAGTGATGATGGAAAAATATAagtttgtatcgcatacaaaacatatgTAGCAGAAAATTaacagatctacttcattcgtaattgataacatgtactatgtaagtttcagaatataagaacaagagagtaTACATTGATGCGGtgaaatttaaactaaaagatCAGAAGTTCTtgagaacacttttaatcttcacttcAATTTCATTTGTGCCCAAGAAGTAtggtctctcaatcaatttCTATGAATGTGTTCaagagagaattagagagtgtccaacactcacatacaaaacTATTTCATTCTTATacaaaattctatatatttctctccttataactgattatctaattgggctagcctttgggcctttccaattgggttttagtatgtggcttgaagtgggactaaaatgaaacaaataagacactagctccaatgagCCTTAGGCTTTTCTGTCAATTCTTGACAaatccaaagttaccattaattatatttaatatcactatataaatataattgcactctaggccttattaataaattatatcccaagactttattgtacatgcaaccccttcataaaatatttgtagtaatacaaactcataaatatagGCTGTCATTTTGAATATTACTATATCTTAATCCTTgggtacccggtttaatcctttaagttattcattatatatttatgaaatctaatttcataaatatatatattttagtaactctttactaaagtggttaagcctaacactctgaataaccgaacccattaaatttatcttaagggaatattttatatctctgttaagagattatgaattccatcttgagaatatatgttctatCAACATTAAATGTGACTGCctaacatactgaggttttgatcatgactttagatctcactcttgatatatcaaagcaacttACGCTTCTTGAtcaagtccattattctctcaagattaagagtttatgtaaataaaattcatgagatttattattcatttgatagtcgttaggagaataataaatctcataacaATCCAGTTCAATATATcataactcttaaaacatatcaacatatcaattagaagtctccacttccacgATCAAgataaatcatcttagttgatatgttataatctTCATAGATAAAATGCTCAATTTTTTCACCgactatgaactaaaattctgagtttacaaagaacttgtgacttatatcatctatgactaaatcacataaatcacatactatgcatctcatggactatataataatgtctgaatattcatgttaccattattttagataataataaaacaactttattaattacaacattaagtcatatataatatcatacatagtaTCATACAATATGATTTAAGGACACTAATCCTAACAAGTGATCACTAAGATCATATATGGCTCGGACAAATTTTAGTAGTGCTGTTTGAATCCTATAGAGGGTGCTAATATTCAAGCAGGTGCCATGACTAAATACATGTGTAATTCTCCCATACTATAGGCTCAAAATTGAAACTACGGAGTTGGTAGAACAAGAAAATGATTCTTGTATTGACACGTGACGGTTATTTCTTAATAAATTCCCTCTCTAACGAAagattgtagtaaaataaacacaatttaTGCTTTCTCGATCGGGAAGGCCACTTGACTTTTTTCGAGTCTGATATATATTCTTAAACTATATATTAGCATGAACAGAACGGATCGAATCCTGCACATGCTGAAGGGTCACCTATAAGTACAAAATGAAGTAAAAACACGAACTCTAATCATTAGTTTCAATTATTCTGATGAAATGGTTTTTTCCCCTTAGAATATGCCAAAATGTTTTCTTAATTGTGTGCtacctttttatatatatatatatatatatatatatatatatatatatatatttgtattccACTTTTTTGCTCCACTAATCacaattttcatatatttatttgactttctttataaaaataaccgaagtttaaaatgaaaaataaaaaaataacatggcATGAATACTAGCATgtatacaaatatttttttcctatctTTTTGGCCTCATTTTATGCTCTATTAATCACAATGTATATATTtgacttttcttataaaatattgaaaattgaaggaaaaaaattagttatataGCATACCATGATTGATGGGCATAAAGTGAAATACAAAAAGTGagacaaattatttttattcatgtAGAGGCCAATATTAGTGCTTTGAAATAATGTTTTTCATTGTCTTTAAGgagtttttaattaaaattgatgaCAAGTCATTAGTATCTATCTGGTTCGTAATACTtgatttctaaaacaaaaatgattaaaaaaccTCTGTCCCATTTTAAGTGCTTCAATGTATTTTCTACGAATCACAGTTTAACACACCCTTTTTTTGTATGGAATATCAATTTATGCAAGAtttaaaaagagaagagaaaatcaatatagaaaaaataggtGGTTCAGTAGTGTGAACACATCGAAGGGAGAGAACGACTATCAATCGTTACTATTCCGGTTGTTATATATGTTCCCCTCCATTCACTCCACTACACTCCTAAGGCTCTTTGGCCAGTGGCTCAAACAAATATACACTAGctttaacatttttttcccctaataaAGTAATCAAAGACAtctagaaggaaaaaaaaaaatagatatattgtAATTAGTAGAGCATAAAGTGAACATTAGGAATGAGAAATATAAGTTTTATtcaatgtttagcaaaaaaaaaaaaaaaaaaagttttattcaatgaaactcaattcttattcaatgaatttttggttattttctgATTTTCTCACAATACTTGACCTGAGTACAATTGGAAATGTACCAGGGTTTGAAGATAGGAGTTGGTACCAGCaaccaacacacacacacactcacactcacactcacaAGCCACACCTCCCCACTTTGTCATTTACAACCACAGAACATGTGAAAAAACCACCAGTCCAAGTCAACTGTAAATTTTGTACACATCTAACCTCAAAAGCCCCACTATTTCATTCTGACTCTATTAAGCTTTTTGTTGTagggttctctctctctctctcattttctgtAATATCATTCAATGAGAAAGCCTTGCTGTAAGAAGGAAGAGACTAACAAAGGAGCCTGGTCCCAAGAAGAAGACCAGAAACTAATTGCTTACATCCAAAAACATGGTGAAGGTTGCTGGCGTTCACTTCCTAAGGCTGCTGGTATTTTCCTGCCCCCTTTCCCTTTTGGATTTTAGTTAATTTTCGAGCTATGCCGTCCATGCCATAATAAACTTGCATGCCTGCTCTTTACACgtccttcttctccttctccttcttcttctaattattattattattgatttttacatAATAATCGCCAATTTAATTGGACCATTAATTGATGATCATAGGGaaccaataaaattttaagataaaagagaaaaaagaaaagggagctGGTGACAGCATGTTCTCATATTTGTTGTTGATTAGGGTTGCGACGCTGTGGCAAAAGTTGCCGACTGAGATGGATAAATTATTTAAGGCCAGACCTCAAGCGTGGCAActttgaagaagatgaagaggatTTAATCATCAGGCTTCATGCTCTCCTTGGGAACAGGTGCAATATCATCTTTTCATTGCAATCCTGGTTGAGAAATGATTCACTGCCATGAACAAGTGGCTTTGCAGTGATATTAATTAGCATTttatgctaaaaataatatttatggTTGATATAGGTGGTCACTGATAGCTGGAAGATTACCTGGACGGACTGACAATGAAGTAAAGAACCACTGGAATTCTCATATAAGAAAGAAGCTAACACAGATGGGAATTGATCCCAATAAACCTCATAAGCTGGGAGGCACTGCATCTTTTACTGGAATCTCATTTTTTTCCAAGAATCAGGCACCTAAGCCAGTGAATGTCCATCGCGACGACAGTCAAATCCTGGGTTTTGAGAGTGGTGTTGAAAGCAACAAGACCAGCTGTGTCCCAGACTTGAATCTTGACCTCACTCTTAGCACTCCCACGAGTACTCTTGTGGAAGAGAGGCAGCAGCCAATACCTTAACTAAAGTTCCTGGTCTCCATGGCCTCTTCTATGAAGATAGCTAATTGCATCAGAGTGTAAGTAGTAGTATAATCTCGTGGTGCAAAACAGGAGAATAGAAATAACATCAAAGCTcatctcatttatttttatcatgagGAATGGAGTTAAAACAAGGTTAGCAATGACAAATatcatttgaaattaaaaacatatgGTGAGAGGGTATTTTTATTTGTATCTCTATGCCATACCTACTTTTTTATATGCTTTGGAAGTGTAATACATGTATTTGACTGAAGTATTATGTTGCTGTAAACCTAATTGTAAGGGAAGTTTGTGTATCGAGGCTGTAAATTtgcatattttaatttatcaagTATTTATACAAAGTCTGTTGAACTTTTATGATTGTAGAAGGAAGGTTCAATACATGGCTGCAAACTTGATTTTATAGGGCTACAATTTGTAAAGTTACAACTGAACTGGTTTCTACTCTTTAAAATAAGAAGCACTGAGTAAACCCTAGCCAGTTGCTTAATCTCTCAGTTCTCAGCTATGCAATGGCAGAAGTATTAATTTTGGTTCTGCATCCATTCTTTCTTTCACTATAATGATGGCTACTTTATTCGGTccctgttcttcttctttttcttttttgacagtTTGATAATACAATAGGaaaggggatttgaaccctgattcccctaattaaaaaaaaaaaaaaaaaaaactgtttataCAATTAGTTTACACCATATATGGTGCCTTCCTTTTGGAGGAAATATATGGTGCCTTCCTAATCACCATACTAGTACACTAACAAGAGATATGAGAATATAGCCTAAGAGTCATATTATGCTAAAATTCCTGATTTTCTGAGATTTCTCATAGCTGCGTGGATTCTCAAATTTACCCTCAACGAtgcaattttcttcttttattttgaatcgTTTTTTTTCCTGGTAAGTCCAGGCCAGGGCTGAGTATGtaatttaacttatttttctttttcttatttttaggtaagttaaatatatttttttggttctttctttctttcttataaaaGCTGCAAGGATGTCCGAGGAAAATTTAGCATcgaaatttatatatttttcaaaattctaaacTGACTAGAGATTAGGTATgaagtattttttattaatttattttttttatcttttcctaCTTTAAGGGAAAAATTTTGCGATTCACAAAATCCAGTCTCCTCGACATTCGCTAGTTGTTAATTggaatcacaaaattaaaagataaggtTATTAACGCTTTTTTTGACTAGACGAAAGCTGAGGTGACGACCAAACATTCAAAGGAAATTCATGCCCTCTATGGAAAGAGCTAAAAGTGGTACTTTCAGTTATTCATTTGAAAAGAGTTAGTTGCACTTGCACATGCTGCGAGCTCATAACTAACCCTTGGACCAGTAACTGTCGAGAATTTTACAGCATTTCAACAAGAGGCTAACCCCACCTAATGTTCAAGGTGACTATTTGGAACATGGTGTAGATTATAGTAAATTCCCATTGTTTGTTCAAGATGctttgtttgaattttctatattgggagttaaataaataaatatatatatatatataagggttgggttcaagttacacccggtgtaactttaagtaatgttgcatcactcaatattttttaattagatgtgaattttgaaaaagccatcgttggattacattattttcatatattttccatgcttgcaaaatttcgaggtaatcaaagattaatagttatgtcatcagtcaactgtttaaatttaaatttttgtcgtttaaaataatgcataaaagatgagtttatgaattaaatggtaaatattaGGTCTGTTAGTTCTTTTTATATGCAATAGTAAATATAAtgtattgtaaggttgaatttattcaaccatcttgttggttttattccgtaccaaatttgcttgtattttagtaattagtaaccctgtatttaggtgggattcttataagggtagtgagtaagatagtgtgaagaaatgctcaagagtgtgcaagaaaaacagagactcaaGACTGGATCTCACGGGTGACTCGCAACTGCAAGCCCCCAAAAGCCGCACATgtgccaggcatgccagaagttaaagcgtcatgctagctggagtacTACAAGGAAAAATAAGACAACTGGCTGTTTagttatctcgcggctggaacttgcgactcagtcaagccacgaggtcaagccgcgagccagccctgttttgaaaaacctgactcttcacattccattctcaccctagtataaataccccttatacccacgaaagattgagagcttccagagagaattttgagagagaaaccctaaagtaaaacaagattaattcatccacaatcttcacataaaagacttttcaaattcctctattctcttcctctccattgttaaatccttgagaaactttttaccaaaacattttctcaccatatccattactgtgagaaggttgtttggtgttttgggaagtAATTAGGAAGAAACCaattttacattggttgatgctatggtcaagtagtgaAATCcgagaagttagaaaagaaataggttcggcgcaaccttgttggagcaagaagcttggagggcttaggtacactgggtagattaggcttggagggtctattgttgttcatgtatcccaactacattttctattggattacttaccgcttggagggcggcggagaggttttacactgagggtttcggtttcctcttcgataacacatcgttgtgttgtccttatatttgcatctctcttccccttaactttgcctttattttctgctgtggatatgattttaattggcttagtttgtttaccaattctgtttatagcttgtgttcattttctgcacacttattgtttgtcataaagcttgaattggtatttttgttattggggtataaacattcaagggtgttttatacactatttgaactttcatgtATCAAAACAGCTGCTGGATGTGTAGAtataatctctatttttctaTTGGGCCTATTAGTTGTTCCAAATTTTATTGTCTCACGTGTAGTTAAGGAATATATGTTTTGTAGATTCAGTCTATTAGTTGTAGCTACAGGTATTGGCTACTAAATCGAATAGTATTTGGCTTAAAGTGACTATTTCTTTAGATATggaattattcaaatttttatttatgcaaATATATTGGTTGttatatttacatattttatatttgtattcTTTGTTTATATTGGTTGTTATAGTTACTAAATAGCAAATGGAGTATGAAGAGTTATATGGTGCCCCAAACAATCCAAGGCTATTAGAGTAAGAGTTACCacttgaagattttggtgaTTGTGAGTTGAAATCCAAGCCATATGTTGGAATGCAATTTGACTCCCTTGATGGTGTTGAAACTTTTTACAaagaatttgcaaaaaaataaggttttggaatccgtGTTCGTACCAGTAAAAGACCTCCTAGAAGTGATAATATAACAAGTCGTATTTACTACAACATATGTATGTTGTAGTAAAGGACAacgcaaaagaaaaaagacactTGATAATGGAGACAGCAGAGATGATGAACAAATGGCCCGTAGAAGTTGTTCAAGTCTTAAAACTGGATGCAAAGCAATGCTTAGGGTTATGAAGAATAAGAAGTTGCTGAAATGAGTTGTGAAGGGATTTGACAACAACCACAATCATAGTATAATAAGTCCAAAAAGTGTGTCATACTTCCGATGCCACACAAAAAATGTCTACTGTTGCCAAAAGTCTTGTTGAAAAATTTGGTGAAGAAGGTCTTCCAATAGGAAAAGTTGCCATGATATTCAATGTAGGTGACCAAACATTTTCAAGTAGAGATTGCTGGAATCACTTGAGAGATGTTAGGGGGAAAAAATCTAG
The Quercus lobata isolate SW786 chromosome 10, ValleyOak3.0 Primary Assembly, whole genome shotgun sequence DNA segment above includes these coding regions:
- the LOC115962733 gene encoding myb-related protein 308-like; amino-acid sequence: MRKPCCKKEETNKGAWSQEEDQKLIAYIQKHGEGCWRSLPKAAGLRRCGKSCRLRWINYLRPDLKRGNFEEDEEDLIIRLHALLGNRWSLIAGRLPGRTDNEVKNHWNSHIRKKLTQMGIDPNKPHKLGGTASFTGISFFSKNQAPKPVNVHRDDSQILGFESGVESNKTSCVPDLNLDLTLSTPTSTLVEERQQPIP